The proteins below come from a single Nitrospira sp. genomic window:
- a CDS encoding amino acid permease: MGNPLFRTKSIEQILADSDAPEHRLKRSLTAWDLTGLGIGAIIGTGIFVLIGTAIVGDAHRPGAGPGIILSFILSGVTCALAALCYAEFAAMIPVAGSAYTYSYATLGEFLAWLTGWNLILEYGVACVAVAIGWSGYFNNILKLCGLELPYWATHPPGADGGIANFPAAIIVLLVTGILIVGVKESARATCGIVLVKLAVIVFFIAVGSSSVDTANWSPFMPFGFSGVGAAAAIVFFAYIGFDAVSTTAEEAKNPQRDLPIGIFASLAVCTLLYISVAAVLTGLVPFSQIDIHAPVAEGLRVVGFKWGAALVAVGAVAGITSVLVVMMLGQIRVFFAMSRDGLLGPWLSGVHPKFRTPHHATYLTGIAVAIMAALIPIGEAADMTNIGTLFAFVLVCIGIMVLRRTSPTHPRPFRMPFMPVIPILGVLACSGLMYFLPWMTWIRFFVWTILGILVYAAYGVRHSKLAKRAALA, encoded by the coding sequence GTGGGCAATCCACTGTTTCGCACCAAGTCCATCGAACAAATTCTGGCTGATTCAGACGCTCCCGAACATCGCCTGAAGCGAAGTCTGACCGCCTGGGATCTGACCGGGCTTGGCATCGGCGCCATCATCGGCACCGGCATCTTCGTCCTGATCGGCACGGCGATAGTCGGGGATGCGCATCGTCCTGGAGCCGGACCTGGCATCATCCTCTCGTTCATTCTCTCAGGTGTGACATGCGCGCTCGCCGCCCTCTGTTATGCCGAATTTGCCGCGATGATTCCGGTCGCAGGCAGCGCCTATACTTACTCATACGCTACCCTTGGGGAATTCTTAGCCTGGCTGACGGGATGGAATCTCATTCTGGAATATGGAGTGGCCTGTGTCGCGGTTGCGATCGGCTGGTCCGGCTACTTCAACAACATCCTGAAACTCTGCGGCCTCGAACTGCCTTACTGGGCGACACATCCCCCCGGCGCAGACGGCGGCATCGCGAATTTCCCGGCTGCGATCATCGTCCTGCTCGTCACAGGCATCCTCATCGTCGGTGTCAAAGAAAGCGCAAGGGCCACCTGCGGGATTGTGTTGGTGAAACTGGCCGTCATTGTGTTTTTCATCGCGGTCGGCAGTTCTTCCGTCGATACGGCAAACTGGTCCCCCTTCATGCCCTTCGGGTTTTCAGGCGTCGGTGCAGCCGCGGCCATCGTCTTCTTTGCGTACATCGGCTTCGATGCTGTCTCCACGACAGCAGAAGAGGCCAAAAATCCACAACGGGATCTGCCCATCGGAATTTTTGCCTCTCTGGCCGTCTGCACACTGCTCTACATCTCTGTGGCGGCAGTCCTGACGGGATTGGTGCCCTTTTCGCAAATCGACATCCATGCCCCCGTGGCCGAAGGGCTTCGCGTGGTGGGATTCAAGTGGGGCGCTGCGCTCGTGGCCGTGGGGGCCGTGGCGGGAATTACCAGCGTCCTGGTGGTAATGATGTTAGGGCAGATTCGGGTGTTCTTCGCCATGTCACGAGATGGACTCCTCGGCCCATGGTTGTCAGGCGTTCATCCGAAATTTCGAACTCCTCACCATGCGACCTATTTGACCGGCATAGCTGTGGCCATCATGGCGGCCTTGATTCCCATCGGTGAAGCGGCGGACATGACGAACATCGGCACACTCTTCGCCTTCGTCCTTGTCTGCATCGGGATCATGGTGCTTCGTCGCACCAGCCCCACTCACCCACGACCATTTCGCATGCCCTTCATGCCGGTCATCCCCATCTTAGGCGTCCTGGCCTGCTCGGGCCTGATGTATTTCCTTCCCTGGATGACCTGGATCCGGTTTTTCGTCTGGACGATCCTCGGCATTCTGGTCTATGCCGCCTATGGAGTTCGTCATAGCAAACTTGCCAAGCGTGCTGCGTTGGCATAG
- a CDS encoding phosphate-starvation-inducible PsiE family protein produces the protein MSSPNTTGSDESFHRPSMRWWLGFMDQLDRLGYVAAGFSLLALCLIIFVHAWYIFLARPVQLALLPAALKLLNDLLLVIILLELFRTVVRFLQTEVLELEPYLSVGIIACTRRLLTASAELSYQLEAVAKETRHELFQQYLMDVGLNVVVIIILIGGLYLLRSRPSTERPALH, from the coding sequence ATGTCCTCGCCGAATACGACGGGGTCTGATGAAAGTTTTCATCGGCCCAGTATGCGCTGGTGGCTGGGGTTTATGGACCAGCTGGACCGGCTCGGGTATGTCGCGGCGGGGTTCAGCCTGCTGGCTCTCTGTCTGATTATTTTCGTCCATGCCTGGTACATATTCCTGGCGCGACCCGTACAGCTCGCCCTTCTGCCTGCCGCGCTCAAGCTGTTGAACGATCTGCTTCTGGTGATCATTCTCCTGGAGCTGTTTCGTACCGTCGTGCGATTTCTTCAGACGGAAGTGCTGGAATTGGAGCCGTATTTGTCTGTGGGGATCATTGCCTGCACCAGGAGACTGTTGACCGCCAGTGCCGAACTCTCTTACCAGCTTGAAGCGGTGGCCAAGGAAACCAGGCACGAGCTCTTTCAGCAATATCTTATGGATGTCGGCTTGAATGTGGTCGTCATCATTATCCTGATCGGCGGGCTGTACCTACTTCGCTCGCGTCCTTCCACCGAACGTCCAGCCCTGCACTGA
- the nagZ gene encoding beta-N-acetylhexosaminidase, which produces MTVREQIGQLFMMGFTGTTVSKELASFMKAYRPGGVIFFRRNLESVQQIVDLTNGLQKLSPESPLLIAIDQEGGRVSRLPAEFTIFPPCAQLGQCNSSELAYSAAATIAKELRAVGINMNMAPVLDVNSNPDNPVIGDRAFGADPELVAELGQATIGGLQDNMVVACGKHFPGHGETSTDSHKELPVVDAGLQRLRDTEFPPFQHAIKFGVASLMTAHVLYRVLDPDAPATLSPAVIQRLLREEFRYDGVVFTDDLEMHAIIDHDGIGEAAVRAFVAGCDVLLICKDQDRVEAAMQAMERAVRDGRITQERLDQSLTRVARLKSQYVHPYKPVTISDARLVVGCRTHKMLLESWHKAYARVPVPKTLEHTQAVAVSDSPVTHV; this is translated from the coding sequence ATGACGGTACGCGAGCAAATCGGTCAGCTGTTCATGATGGGGTTTACGGGGACGACGGTCAGCAAGGAGCTGGCCTCGTTCATGAAGGCCTACCGCCCCGGCGGCGTGATTTTTTTTCGGCGCAACCTCGAATCGGTGCAGCAGATCGTTGATCTGACGAATGGGTTACAAAAGCTGTCTCCCGAATCGCCCCTGCTGATCGCGATCGATCAAGAAGGGGGGCGTGTATCGCGGCTTCCCGCTGAATTCACCATCTTCCCGCCCTGTGCCCAGTTGGGACAATGCAACTCCAGTGAGTTGGCCTACTCGGCTGCGGCGACCATTGCCAAAGAGTTGCGAGCCGTGGGCATTAATATGAACATGGCGCCTGTGCTCGATGTGAATAGTAACCCGGACAATCCAGTGATCGGCGACCGGGCGTTCGGCGCAGATCCTGAGCTCGTTGCTGAGTTGGGGCAAGCCACCATCGGCGGGTTGCAGGACAACATGGTGGTGGCCTGCGGCAAACATTTCCCCGGCCATGGTGAGACCTCGACCGACTCGCACAAGGAACTCCCAGTGGTGGACGCGGGACTTCAGCGGCTCCGCGACACGGAGTTTCCCCCATTTCAACACGCGATCAAGTTCGGTGTTGCCAGCCTGATGACGGCGCATGTGTTGTATCGAGTCTTGGATCCCGATGCTCCGGCGACCCTCTCGCCGGCGGTGATTCAGCGGTTGTTACGGGAGGAATTTCGTTATGATGGCGTCGTCTTCACGGATGACTTGGAGATGCATGCCATTATCGATCACGACGGCATCGGTGAAGCGGCTGTGCGAGCGTTCGTGGCGGGGTGCGATGTCTTATTGATCTGCAAAGATCAGGATCGGGTGGAGGCTGCGATGCAAGCGATGGAGCGCGCGGTGCGAGACGGTCGGATCACGCAGGAAAGATTGGATCAGTCCTTGACTCGCGTGGCACGGCTCAAGTCGCAATACGTGCATCCCTATAAACCGGTCACCATTTCCGATGCCCGGCTGGTGGTCGGCTGTCGCACGCATAAGATGTTGCTGGAGTCGTGGCACAAGGCCTACGCGCGGGTTCCTGTGCCGAAGACACTCGAGCACACTCAAGCGGTGGCGGTATCCGATTCGCCCGTGACGCATGTCTGA
- a CDS encoding leucyl aminopeptidase, with protein MKTIHVQAQVGRAEHEVTEVLVLLSCEGISDLAQEAAAINAQLGGHLAGLMQRGEFEGKLGEGLVVHTQGKAKAKRLLLTGLGKEKDLRLDAFRQALGSAVKRVRQAKVASFGVVLPGALLEEIPVQDVAQALAEGAILGNYQFTAYRSPNGTKPVDVERVTIYTAQASLLPQITEGIRRGVATAEATVLVRDLCNHPANVMTPTRIVQEAKTVAKESGVRLKVLEQKEMEQLGMGALLGVARGSHEPPKFIILEYKGAKAKKGDPPVVLVGKTITFDTGGISLKPAENMEHMKADMTGGAEVLATMRAAARLKLPLHLVSILPVAENMPGGRAMRPGDVVKTLSGKTVEVQNTDAEGRLILSDALAYATRYKPAVLLDIATLTGACVVALGQFAIGMFGNNDQLKEQVRNAGMRAGERVWEMPLWEEYFEQLRSDVADMRNIGGRGGGMITAALFLSKFVGDCPWIHLDIASTDWSERERAYLPKGPTGIGTRLLIQFLLDRTLP; from the coding sequence ATGAAGACGATCCACGTTCAAGCACAGGTGGGACGAGCGGAACATGAGGTCACGGAGGTGCTGGTGCTGCTCTCGTGCGAGGGCATCTCAGACCTGGCGCAGGAAGCCGCCGCCATCAATGCTCAACTCGGGGGCCATCTCGCCGGCCTGATGCAGCGCGGAGAATTTGAAGGCAAGCTCGGCGAAGGGCTGGTGGTTCATACCCAAGGCAAGGCGAAGGCCAAGCGTCTGCTGCTGACGGGCCTGGGCAAGGAAAAAGATTTGCGCTTGGATGCCTTTCGGCAAGCGCTGGGATCGGCGGTCAAACGGGTTCGCCAGGCCAAAGTGGCTTCATTTGGCGTCGTCCTTCCCGGAGCGTTGTTGGAGGAGATTCCGGTTCAGGATGTTGCGCAAGCGCTGGCTGAAGGGGCCATCCTCGGAAACTATCAGTTCACGGCCTATCGTAGCCCAAACGGAACCAAGCCGGTCGATGTCGAACGCGTGACGATCTATACCGCACAAGCCTCCCTGCTTCCACAGATCACCGAGGGCATCCGGCGTGGGGTGGCGACGGCTGAGGCGACGGTGCTGGTGCGGGACCTGTGTAATCACCCGGCCAACGTGATGACGCCGACGCGCATTGTACAAGAGGCGAAGACGGTGGCGAAGGAGTCGGGTGTCCGGCTCAAAGTGCTCGAGCAAAAGGAGATGGAGCAGCTCGGCATGGGGGCACTGCTCGGCGTGGCTCGAGGCAGTCACGAACCGCCGAAGTTCATTATTCTGGAATACAAGGGCGCCAAGGCCAAAAAAGGCGACCCGCCGGTGGTGTTGGTCGGGAAAACTATTACCTTCGATACGGGCGGAATTTCGCTGAAGCCAGCCGAAAATATGGAGCACATGAAGGCCGATATGACCGGCGGTGCCGAGGTGCTGGCCACCATGCGGGCTGCGGCACGGCTCAAATTGCCGCTCCACCTGGTCAGTATCCTACCGGTGGCGGAAAATATGCCGGGCGGGCGCGCGATGCGGCCGGGCGACGTGGTGAAGACGCTGTCCGGCAAAACTGTGGAAGTGCAGAACACCGATGCTGAAGGCCGGTTAATTCTCTCCGACGCCTTGGCCTATGCCACTCGCTACAAACCGGCGGTGCTGCTCGACATTGCGACCCTGACCGGCGCCTGTGTCGTCGCTCTCGGTCAGTTCGCCATCGGGATGTTCGGCAACAACGATCAGTTGAAGGAGCAGGTTCGCAACGCCGGGATGCGGGCCGGAGAGCGTGTGTGGGAGATGCCACTGTGGGAGGAATATTTCGAGCAACTCCGCAGCGACGTGGCAGATATGCGGAATATCGGCGGCCGTGGGGGAGGCATGATTACCGCCGCGCTGTTTCTCAGCAAGTTTGTGGGCGACTGTCCATGGATCCACCTGGACATTGCCAGCACCGATTGGAGCGAACGCGAACGGGCCTACTTGCCGAAGGGCCCCACCGGCATTGGTACGCGCCTGTTGATTCAGTTCCTGCTCGACCGCACCTTGCCGTAA
- the queE gene encoding 7-carboxy-7-deazaguanine synthase QueE has translation MLKVTEIFHSIQGESTHAGKPCVFIRLTGCPLRCTWCDTAYAFYGGHDVTQDEVLAQVRAFGCPLVEVTGGEPLSQPEAFPLLTRLCDEGFQVLLETSGAIDTAGVDRRVHVVLDVKCPGSGMAERMHWPNLERLASHDEAKFVIKDRNDYEWTREVIRRWELTRRCTVLVSPVFGETDARQLAEWVLADKLPVRFQLQLHKHVWAPDMRGV, from the coding sequence ATGCTCAAAGTCACCGAAATCTTCCATAGCATCCAGGGCGAATCTACCCATGCCGGCAAGCCCTGCGTGTTCATTCGTTTGACCGGATGCCCGCTTCGATGCACCTGGTGTGATACGGCTTACGCCTTCTACGGTGGCCATGACGTGACGCAGGACGAGGTGCTCGCGCAGGTCCGAGCGTTTGGCTGTCCGCTGGTCGAGGTCACCGGAGGGGAACCGCTGAGTCAGCCGGAGGCGTTTCCGCTGCTGACGAGGCTGTGTGACGAAGGGTTTCAGGTCCTGTTGGAAACGAGCGGCGCCATCGATACCGCTGGCGTCGACCGGCGGGTTCACGTGGTGCTCGACGTGAAATGTCCGGGAAGTGGAATGGCCGAGCGAATGCATTGGCCGAACCTGGAGCGGCTGGCCTCTCACGATGAAGCAAAGTTTGTGATCAAGGATCGAAACGATTATGAGTGGACCCGTGAGGTGATTCGTCGGTGGGAGCTGACTCGCCGCTGCACGGTGCTCGTGAGTCCGGTGTTTGGGGAGACGGATGCGCGGCAGTTGGCGGAGTGGGTGTTGGCCGACAAATTGCCGGTACGGTTCCAATTGCAACTACACAAGCATGTATGGGCGCCGGACATGCGCGGGGTGTAA
- a CDS encoding HAD-IB family hydrolase, with amino-acid sequence MTPLSTPHISHTGRQTRIAALFDVDNTLLPGEASEVCFFRFLWKRGLVGWREVRDSIGWVVRNAPPVSLHPLRERKLYLAGKAAADVRALAEEFCRAELFPRVSRQGLSRMDAHRRDGHHIVMVTGSLDFLIAPLATLLEVPTLLAARLEEEQHRFSGRVCAPLPYGPGKRELIMQLTRDSGIDLGQSFAYGDSPGDVELLAMVGHPLVVNPIRGMGRIAQRNGWPTTTWI; translated from the coding sequence ATGACGCCTCTCTCCACCCCTCATATTTCGCACACTGGTCGGCAAACTCGCATCGCTGCGCTCTTTGACGTCGACAACACCCTGCTTCCGGGAGAAGCGAGCGAGGTCTGTTTTTTCCGCTTTCTCTGGAAACGTGGACTGGTCGGGTGGCGTGAGGTGCGTGACAGCATCGGCTGGGTGGTGCGAAACGCGCCTCCAGTGTCGTTGCATCCGTTGCGCGAACGAAAGTTGTATTTGGCGGGGAAAGCCGCCGCTGATGTGCGTGCGCTGGCAGAGGAGTTTTGTCGAGCCGAGCTGTTTCCGCGTGTATCGAGGCAAGGGCTTTCGCGGATGGACGCGCATCGACGGGACGGACACCATATCGTGATGGTGACCGGATCTCTGGATTTCCTGATTGCCCCGCTGGCGACATTGCTGGAAGTCCCGACGTTGTTGGCCGCCCGCCTGGAGGAGGAGCAGCACCGATTCAGCGGTCGCGTGTGTGCCCCACTCCCCTATGGTCCGGGCAAGCGGGAATTGATCATGCAGCTGACGCGGGATTCCGGCATTGACCTCGGACAGTCGTTCGCTTATGGCGACAGCCCCGGTGATGTCGAGTTGCTGGCGATGGTCGGGCATCCACTTGTCGTGAACCCGATTCGCGGCATGGGCCGCATTGCGCAACGAAATGGATGGCCGACGACGACCTGGATCTGA
- a CDS encoding PAS domain S-box protein yields the protein MSAHDLPAPFPYAGDSHALEAFVRILATQASVGIFLADAQGQTIYLNERLRRMAGLSGAPAAKECWLDALIPEDHDLIVTEWASAIAQDRSFSREFRFQRPDGTVRWVMAEAFPVRIDDAPAHGYAGMVRDITPRQLALDALHACEERYRMLASASPQPVLVFADETLLFMNEAGIRLFGLPAAPPLEGHAWSEWFAKEFLQDLPLSTPATPVERHYACPDGSGIDVELLASAVMFDGHPAVQVLATDRTEQKQLVAQLRRSHKMAAVATLAGGMAHEFNNCLTAIMGFSDLALPLLAPDSRVHGHVQQVLLASRRARDLVTQMLTFGRQAEGAKQPVSLDILLKETLRMMKGRLPKTISLREWIPGATHPIVADPTQLHQLCVRLLTHTERALRATGGVLEVRLDNVDLSRALDRQELPLRPGPYVRLTVSDMGHETGVADQSHKREPLFAHLPAGAPVDVELAAAQQMVSEQGGTLRATSSVGQGSTIEVYLPACIPPGTVVTPEPERNTPSHLTEQRESLAERDKQR from the coding sequence GTGAGCGCCCACGATTTGCCAGCACCATTTCCCTATGCCGGAGATTCACATGCTCTCGAGGCATTTGTCAGAATCCTCGCCACCCAGGCATCTGTCGGTATCTTTCTTGCGGATGCTCAGGGGCAAACAATTTATCTGAATGAGCGATTGCGTCGCATGGCCGGCCTCTCCGGTGCTCCGGCAGCGAAAGAATGTTGGTTGGATGCCCTCATCCCGGAGGATCACGATCTCATTGTGACGGAATGGGCTTCCGCCATCGCGCAGGATCGGAGCTTCTCGCGGGAGTTTCGATTTCAACGACCTGATGGAACAGTGCGCTGGGTGATGGCAGAAGCGTTTCCAGTTCGTATCGACGATGCGCCTGCCCACGGATACGCGGGCATGGTCCGCGACATTACCCCGCGACAATTGGCATTGGACGCGCTGCATGCCTGCGAGGAGCGCTATCGCATGCTGGCATCCGCCTCACCCCAGCCGGTGCTTGTCTTCGCCGACGAGACTCTGCTGTTCATGAATGAGGCGGGCATCAGACTGTTTGGCCTTCCCGCCGCACCTCCACTCGAAGGCCACGCGTGGTCGGAGTGGTTCGCCAAGGAATTCCTCCAGGATCTCCCACTCTCCACTCCGGCGACTCCGGTCGAACGCCACTATGCATGTCCCGATGGAAGCGGGATCGACGTGGAATTGCTCGCAAGCGCTGTCATGTTCGATGGGCATCCAGCCGTTCAGGTGCTGGCCACGGACCGTACGGAACAGAAGCAGCTTGTGGCACAATTGCGTCGCTCACACAAAATGGCAGCCGTCGCCACATTGGCCGGCGGGATGGCCCATGAGTTCAATAACTGCCTCACCGCCATCATGGGGTTTTCCGACTTAGCCTTACCGTTGCTCGCGCCTGACAGTCGGGTTCATGGGCATGTGCAACAGGTCCTCCTGGCGTCGAGACGAGCCCGAGACCTGGTCACCCAGATGTTGACGTTCGGCCGCCAGGCAGAAGGGGCGAAGCAACCGGTTTCACTCGATATCTTGCTCAAGGAAACACTGCGCATGATGAAAGGCCGTCTCCCGAAGACGATCAGTCTGCGCGAATGGATTCCCGGGGCTACCCATCCGATCGTGGCCGACCCGACTCAACTCCATCAACTCTGCGTCAGGCTTCTGACCCATACTGAACGAGCGCTACGCGCAACCGGCGGGGTGTTGGAGGTGCGATTGGACAATGTCGACCTCAGTCGTGCACTGGATCGGCAGGAACTCCCGCTTCGCCCGGGTCCGTATGTACGCCTGACCGTCTCGGATATGGGCCATGAGACAGGCGTGGCGGACCAGAGCCACAAGCGAGAGCCACTGTTCGCCCATCTTCCAGCAGGAGCGCCAGTAGATGTAGAACTCGCCGCCGCGCAACAGATGGTCAGCGAACAGGGGGGAACGCTCCGCGCCACCAGTTCGGTGGGCCAAGGCAGCACGATTGAAGTCTACTTGCCGGCGTGCATTCCTCCCGGCACGGTGGTCACTCCGGAACCGGAGCGAAACACACCGTCGCACCTCACAGAACAGAGGGAATCTCTTGCTGAGCGCGACAAACAGCGATAG
- a CDS encoding response regulator, which yields MPSVLIVDDEEAIRQLIRSTLEQAGYTVQEAADGKQGLSQYRESPADLVIMDILMPDQDGLESILTLRREFPNAKIMAITGGSDMIGILNFLDVARMLGARRTLQKPFEMQQLLDAVQTEIAG from the coding sequence ATGCCATCGGTTTTGATCGTCGACGATGAAGAAGCGATTCGCCAACTCATTCGCAGCACGCTGGAACAGGCGGGCTATACGGTTCAGGAAGCAGCAGACGGGAAACAGGGGCTATCACAATATCGCGAGTCCCCCGCGGATCTGGTCATTATGGATATTCTTATGCCGGATCAAGACGGCCTGGAGAGCATTTTGACATTACGTCGTGAATTCCCGAATGCGAAGATCATGGCCATTACCGGTGGCAGCGACATGATCGGCATCCTCAACTTTTTGGATGTCGCCCGCATGCTCGGGGCCCGCCGCACACTCCAAAAACCCTTCGAGATGCAACAGCTGCTGGACGCCGTCCAAACCGAAATCGCCGGCTAG
- the priA gene encoding primosomal protein N' has translation MREYPVQAAAPSPNYVDVVVPRRLHRAFTYAVPAEFRRHIVIGQTVIVPFGTRDVPGVVIALHQQPPLEAPATGLKSLRSCETASAHLLTSAQIELSQWVAERYAAPWGQCLKLVLPPIDQSPRPQVRYLPIAQGLDSTSPVDGMGEIEMRILASLRRRPKGVLERSLLQGDKSGAMAALRVLIKKGLILRRDEAVLPAAIRMSPQQLPTMESALPLAESGGPLPSPPPEARSWPMVIDKALARHVWSALLLDGERATRHWCLVQAAQAALRRGRRVLVITGDVENATRLAGIFVAAGERPLLLHSGLPGKEREAVWQAAQLGSASILVGTRMAVFAPLDRLGLVWVEGEDDTSLKEEQAPRYHAREVAHERACRESAVLVLASNHPSLESWAAVQQGLMATCVYRDRGEDPETQVIDLKAYGRDFLTGTVLTPPLCEGMREALQRRSLVVLFLNRKGFASVLHCGDCGAMPQCDVCSVALTFFRRRNQMRCHYCGRAKPVPDHCARCQSLKLEPVGSGTERIEEAVRRLFPLARVGRVDGETIRRAEDARAFGRLLDAGELDIVIGTQTLFRLALHVKAAFVAVPDADAGLHIPDFRSAERMYHDLVDAAELTLPARAGGRLFVQTRLPDHHAVLALASGNQELFLAQEQAFRQLLQYPPWACLIKLNVSGTVETAVEQAAHRWAALLRGQMSSVHGAQKARGPGAAVPATSIGATGEWGPFLILGPSPAPHAMVRGRYCWQILVKSDPSKVVRAAVVHSREELERASRRGGLRFEIDVDPVSMA, from the coding sequence ATGCGCGAATACCCTGTGCAGGCGGCGGCACCTTCCCCGAACTATGTCGATGTGGTAGTGCCTCGCCGGCTTCATCGAGCTTTTACCTATGCTGTTCCGGCAGAATTCCGGAGACACATTGTCATCGGACAAACTGTCATTGTGCCGTTCGGGACCCGGGATGTGCCGGGCGTGGTCATTGCGCTTCATCAGCAGCCGCCGCTGGAGGCGCCCGCGACGGGACTCAAATCGCTCCGTTCCTGTGAAACGGCCTCAGCCCATCTACTGACATCCGCGCAGATCGAGTTGAGCCAGTGGGTGGCGGAGCGATATGCCGCACCCTGGGGACAATGTCTCAAACTCGTGTTGCCTCCCATCGATCAATCACCTCGCCCTCAGGTTCGATACCTACCGATAGCGCAAGGCCTGGACTCCACTTCCCCGGTTGATGGGATGGGTGAGATCGAAATGCGCATTCTCGCGAGCCTTCGCCGTCGTCCCAAGGGCGTGCTGGAACGAAGTCTGCTGCAAGGCGACAAGTCCGGAGCGATGGCGGCGTTGCGGGTCCTCATCAAGAAGGGACTCATCCTGCGACGGGATGAGGCAGTCCTTCCGGCAGCGATTCGCATGAGTCCACAGCAATTGCCGACCATGGAGTCTGCGCTTCCACTGGCGGAATCCGGTGGGCCGTTGCCGTCCCCGCCACCTGAGGCGCGTTCGTGGCCCATGGTGATCGACAAGGCGTTGGCTCGCCATGTCTGGTCGGCTCTGTTGTTGGACGGCGAACGTGCCACGAGACATTGGTGCCTTGTGCAGGCCGCACAGGCCGCCCTCCGCCGGGGACGGCGAGTTTTGGTCATCACGGGGGATGTCGAGAATGCCACCCGGTTAGCGGGAATTTTTGTGGCGGCCGGCGAACGGCCTCTGCTTCTGCACAGCGGACTCCCCGGGAAAGAACGTGAGGCGGTCTGGCAGGCGGCCCAGTTGGGCTCGGCTTCCATCCTTGTTGGCACCCGCATGGCGGTGTTCGCTCCCCTCGACCGGCTGGGACTGGTGTGGGTGGAAGGAGAGGATGACACGTCCCTCAAAGAAGAGCAGGCACCACGGTACCATGCTCGGGAGGTCGCGCATGAACGGGCCTGCCGCGAGAGTGCGGTATTGGTGCTGGCGTCGAACCATCCCTCCTTGGAAAGTTGGGCGGCGGTTCAGCAGGGTCTGATGGCGACCTGCGTGTATCGTGATCGGGGGGAAGATCCTGAAACTCAGGTGATCGACCTCAAGGCATATGGCAGGGACTTCTTGACGGGAACCGTGCTGACGCCTCCCCTCTGCGAAGGTATGCGTGAGGCTCTCCAGCGGCGCTCGTTGGTCGTACTGTTTCTCAATCGTAAAGGATTTGCCAGCGTGCTGCATTGCGGGGATTGTGGGGCGATGCCGCAATGCGATGTGTGTAGCGTCGCCTTGACCTTTTTCAGGCGTAGAAATCAGATGCGGTGCCATTACTGTGGGCGCGCCAAACCTGTGCCGGATCATTGCGCACGCTGCCAATCCCTCAAATTGGAACCGGTCGGGTCCGGCACGGAACGGATCGAAGAGGCGGTTCGGCGTCTATTTCCCCTGGCTCGTGTGGGGCGCGTGGATGGTGAGACGATCCGTCGCGCGGAGGACGCTCGGGCCTTCGGCCGGCTCCTCGATGCGGGTGAGCTCGATATCGTCATCGGCACGCAGACGTTGTTTCGGTTGGCGTTGCATGTGAAGGCGGCGTTCGTGGCGGTACCGGACGCCGATGCCGGCCTGCATATTCCCGATTTCCGTTCGGCAGAACGAATGTATCATGATCTTGTAGATGCGGCTGAATTGACCCTGCCGGCCCGCGCCGGCGGCCGGTTGTTCGTGCAGACGCGGCTTCCCGACCACCACGCGGTTCTGGCGCTGGCGTCCGGCAATCAAGAACTGTTTCTGGCGCAAGAGCAAGCCTTTCGGCAACTGCTCCAGTATCCACCGTGGGCCTGTCTCATCAAGCTGAATGTATCCGGAACCGTGGAGACGGCGGTGGAGCAAGCCGCTCATCGATGGGCAGCGCTCTTGCGAGGGCAGATGTCATCCGTCCATGGCGCGCAAAAGGCCCGTGGTCCTGGTGCGGCCGTGCCGGCGACCTCAATCGGAGCGACGGGGGAGTGGGGCCCATTTCTGATTCTTGGCCCATCCCCGGCGCCCCATGCCATGGTCCGAGGGCGGTATTGTTGGCAGATCCTGGTGAAATCTGATCCCTCGAAGGTCGTAAGGGCTGCCGTGGTGCATAGCCGTGAGGAACTGGAACGGGCGTCGCGAAGGGGCGGGCTGCGATTCGAGATTGATGTGGACCCGGTTTCGATGGCCTGA